The Nitrospirota bacterium genome window below encodes:
- a CDS encoding lmo0937 family membrane protein, whose protein sequence is MLETLAIILVVLWILGLVSSYTMGGFIHALLVIAIVVILVRVIQGRRV, encoded by the coding sequence ATGCTTGAAACCCTTGCAATTATCTTGGTTGTCCTTTGGATTCTTGGGCTTGTCAGCTCCTACACCATGGGCGGATTCATTCATGCTCTCCTGGTCATCGCGATCGTGGTAATTCTGGTTCGTGTCATTCAAGGTCGTCGCGTGTAA
- a CDS encoding YajD family HNH nuclease, whose amino-acid sequence MTRGSHSQHDQAHREHALKLFPWLCAHCGREFDSKKLNQLTVHHKDHNHENNPPDGSNWELLCLYCHDNEHQRYQVAAASGEPPPSHEAERPSTFTPFADLAKLLKPKS is encoded by the coding sequence ATGACCAGAGGCAGCCACTCTCAGCACGACCAGGCCCATCGAGAACACGCGCTCAAGCTCTTTCCCTGGCTCTGCGCCCATTGCGGGCGGGAGTTCGACAGTAAGAAGCTGAACCAGCTCACGGTCCACCACAAAGATCACAACCACGAGAACAATCCTCCGGACGGGAGCAACTGGGAATTGCTCTGCCTCTACTGCCACGATAACGAGCACCAGCGATATCAAGTGGCGGCCGCGTCCGGCGAGCCGCCGCCGAGCCATGAGGCCGAGCGACCATCCACCTTCACGCCCTTCGCCGACCTCGCGAAATTGCTCAAGCCGAAATCCTAG
- a CDS encoding class I SAM-dependent methyltransferase, whose product MSEPLLVNWIEAGVACSARWRSEWGSPAPTRVALATDKMTADTAYRLACEGSALLWQGDFQNARQLLNAMARRVDRHPPKPGSSPAESFHLHRQAQSLRARVLGMLLVALEEDYEVRLPRAPDLRLACTEAYGPADGRTLVSLRELLGLIGAHEWRKKGLVIPALGGRIYPHYGVFSPVRSEYVGLVAETPLPSQTRAFDIGTGTGVLAAVLAKRGVAHIVATDHDPRALACARENLAKLGLTAKVDVVQADLFPEGRASLVVCNPPWIPARPSSPIEHAIYDPESRMLRGFLNGLAAHLEPGGEGWLLLSNLAEHLGLRTREELLAAVATAGLRVIGKISVRPTHPRASDPTDPLSAARAAELTTLWRLGSL is encoded by the coding sequence GTGAGTGAGCCGCTCTTGGTGAATTGGATTGAGGCAGGTGTGGCCTGCTCTGCGCGCTGGCGCTCGGAGTGGGGCTCGCCCGCGCCCACCCGCGTGGCCCTTGCCACTGACAAGATGACCGCCGACACAGCCTATCGCCTGGCCTGCGAGGGGAGCGCGCTGCTTTGGCAAGGCGACTTCCAGAATGCCAGACAGTTGCTGAATGCGATGGCGCGGCGAGTCGACCGCCATCCTCCCAAGCCTGGCTCGTCTCCGGCTGAGAGTTTCCATCTACATCGGCAGGCCCAGTCCCTTCGCGCCCGCGTCTTGGGGATGTTGCTGGTGGCGCTGGAAGAGGACTATGAAGTGCGCCTGCCCCGTGCGCCGGACCTGCGCCTGGCCTGCACCGAGGCCTATGGTCCTGCTGACGGGCGCACTCTGGTGTCGCTGCGCGAATTGCTGGGGCTGATCGGCGCACACGAATGGCGAAAGAAGGGCCTGGTGATCCCCGCGCTCGGTGGCCGTATTTATCCTCACTATGGTGTGTTTTCTCCGGTTCGCAGCGAGTATGTGGGGCTGGTTGCCGAGACACCGTTGCCGTCCCAGACGCGCGCCTTCGATATCGGGACCGGGACCGGCGTGTTGGCGGCAGTGCTGGCCAAGCGTGGCGTCGCGCACATCGTGGCCACCGACCATGATCCTCGCGCCCTGGCCTGCGCCCGCGAGAACCTTGCGAAGCTGGGACTCACAGCCAAAGTGGACGTCGTGCAGGCAGACCTCTTTCCTGAAGGCCGGGCGTCGCTCGTGGTGTGTAACCCGCCCTGGATCCCGGCGCGGCCCAGCTCTCCCATCGAGCATGCGATCTACGATCCCGAGAGCCGCATGTTGCGTGGATTCCTCAATGGCCTGGCCGCCCATCTGGAGCCGGGAGGAGAAGGCTGGCTGTTGCTCTCAAACCTGGCCGAGCATCTGGGGTTACGAACGAGAGAAGAGCTCCTCGCCGCTGTTGCGACAGCGGGCCTCAGAGTGATCGGCAAGATCAGTGTCCGTCCGACCCATCCCCGCGCCTCCGACCCGACAGACCCGCTTAGCGCCGCCCGAGCGGCGGAACTTACAACCCTCTGGCGTCTCGGCTCCCTCTAA
- a CDS encoding DUF3365 domain-containing protein, which produces MSMLVPFRAWRVTSQFVAFIFPVIVLVVGCAAWMIHQQNVSRLQDKLTKRADSITTQILADRDYYASVIVPRLIQMGGIVDADYRLAHGRFPLPVTFVQEVSDAIVAHGGLYKSQLIGPWPINERKGLSDQFQREAFDYIRSHSAEQFFRLDTLEGRAVFRYLSADRATAQSCLDCHNNHPLSPKRDFKLHDVMGGLEIIIPADEYLQEDRRDLLTILAGGTVFCLVLFSVIGMTVTRTISQPLARLGDRMDRQANAITGGVSIPSTWPIGNNELLRFTAFFDQMRALISSQQKALQKRETALCVKNAGLEEEVERQVHARLNYEKRFQLAVNFINDAIIYIDSEGIIQWCNHKAEMLIGEDDLAGRSFWAVLTPESMARAQGRLAAVKRGDTVPSLVELEFVQKTGGL; this is translated from the coding sequence ATGTCAATGCTGGTGCCTTTTCGTGCCTGGCGAGTGACCAGCCAATTCGTTGCATTTATTTTTCCGGTCATTGTTCTGGTGGTCGGCTGTGCCGCATGGATGATCCATCAGCAGAACGTCAGCAGACTGCAAGATAAGCTGACGAAAAGAGCCGACAGCATCACGACGCAAATCCTGGCAGACCGGGACTACTACGCCAGCGTCATTGTCCCCCGGTTGATTCAGATGGGTGGTATCGTGGATGCGGATTATCGCCTTGCGCATGGACGATTTCCGTTGCCCGTGACGTTCGTTCAGGAAGTGTCGGATGCGATCGTCGCCCATGGCGGTTTATACAAGTCCCAACTCATCGGCCCGTGGCCGATCAACGAGCGCAAGGGCCTCTCGGACCAATTTCAGCGCGAAGCCTTCGACTATATCAGGAGTCATTCCGCAGAGCAGTTCTTCAGGCTAGATACCCTGGAAGGTCGTGCCGTGTTCCGGTATCTGTCGGCGGATCGTGCCACGGCCCAGTCCTGCCTCGACTGTCATAATAACCATCCCCTCAGCCCCAAACGAGATTTCAAGCTGCACGATGTGATGGGGGGGCTGGAGATCATCATTCCGGCAGACGAATATCTTCAAGAAGACCGCAGAGATTTACTGACGATCCTCGCGGGAGGGACGGTGTTCTGTCTCGTCTTATTCTCAGTGATCGGGATGACGGTGACGAGAACAATCAGTCAGCCGCTTGCCCGATTGGGTGATCGCATGGATAGACAGGCTAACGCGATTACCGGAGGGGTAAGCATTCCGAGCACGTGGCCGATTGGGAACAATGAACTGCTGCGCTTCACAGCGTTTTTTGATCAGATGCGGGCGCTTATTAGCTCCCAACAGAAGGCACTCCAGAAACGCGAAACAGCCCTCTGTGTTAAAAACGCCGGGTTGGAAGAAGAGGTCGAGCGCCAGGTTCACGCTCGCCTCAACTATGAGAAGCGTTTTCAGCTGGCAGTCAATTTCATCAATGATGCCATCATCTATATCGACAGCGAGGGGATCATTCAGTGGTGTAATCATAAAGCTGAAATGCTCATAGGGGAAGATGATTTGGCCGGGCGGTCCTTCTGGGCGGTCCTCACGCCTGAGTCCATGGCCAGGGCTCAAGGCCGGCTGGCTGCCGTGAAACGTGGAGATACGGTTCCCTCTCTCGTGGAGCTCGAGTTTGTCCAAAAGACGGGCGGGCTGTGA
- the ychF gene encoding redox-regulated ATPase YchF, with protein MSVKCGIVGLPNVGKSTLFNALTKSGIAAENYPFCTIEPNIGIVEVPDPRMQALADIVKPQKMQYATTEFVDIAGLVAGASKGEGLGNQFLANIRETDGIVNVVRCFEDDNVIHVAGKVDPISDIATIITELALADLTTVEKAQEKNVKLVRAGNKDAAKLGELLDQVAACLNQGTPARAMKLDAAQIALLKPLCLLTIKPVMYVANVAEKGFANNPLLTRLEEFAVREGAPVVAICAALESEISGLSDEEKLEFLTDAGMAEPGLNRLIRTAYQVLGLQTYFTAGVKEVRAWTIHVGDTAPQAAGVIHGDFEKGFIRAEVISYEDFIACKGEAGAKEKGKMRLEGKEYVVQDGDVMHFRFNV; from the coding sequence ATGAGTGTGAAATGCGGAATCGTCGGGCTGCCCAACGTGGGCAAGTCCACCCTCTTCAATGCCCTGACTAAATCGGGAATCGCAGCGGAAAACTACCCCTTCTGCACCATCGAGCCGAACATCGGCATCGTGGAAGTGCCGGATCCGCGGATGCAGGCATTGGCCGACATCGTCAAGCCGCAGAAGATGCAATATGCCACCACCGAGTTTGTCGACATCGCCGGACTGGTGGCCGGAGCCTCGAAGGGCGAAGGCTTGGGCAACCAATTCCTCGCCAACATTCGCGAGACCGACGGGATCGTGAACGTGGTGCGCTGCTTCGAGGACGACAACGTGATTCACGTGGCGGGCAAAGTCGATCCGATTTCCGACATTGCCACCATCATCACGGAGCTGGCGCTGGCGGACCTGACCACGGTGGAAAAGGCCCAGGAAAAGAACGTAAAGCTCGTGCGCGCCGGCAATAAAGACGCGGCGAAACTGGGCGAACTGCTGGATCAAGTGGCGGCCTGTTTGAACCAGGGCACGCCGGCCCGCGCGATGAAGCTGGATGCGGCGCAGATCGCCTTGCTCAAGCCGCTCTGCCTCCTCACCATCAAGCCCGTCATGTACGTGGCCAACGTGGCGGAAAAAGGCTTCGCGAACAATCCCCTCTTGACCCGCCTGGAAGAATTTGCCGTACGAGAAGGGGCGCCGGTCGTGGCCATTTGCGCGGCGCTGGAGTCGGAAATCTCCGGGCTCTCAGACGAAGAAAAGCTGGAGTTCCTGACCGATGCCGGCATGGCCGAGCCGGGACTCAACCGCCTGATTCGCACGGCCTACCAGGTGCTGGGCCTGCAGACCTACTTTACCGCTGGCGTGAAGGAAGTCCGCGCCTGGACGATTCATGTCGGCGATACGGCCCCGCAAGCCGCCGGCGTCATCCATGGCGATTTCGAGAAGGGCTTCATTCGCGCAGAGGTGATCAGCTACGAGGACTTCATCGCCTGCAAAGGCGAGGCTGGCGCGAAGGAAAAAGGGAAGATGCGGCTGGAAGGCAAGGAGTACGTGGTGCAAGACGGCGATGTCATGCATTTCCGCTTCAACGTCTGA
- a CDS encoding saccharopine dehydrogenase NADP-binding domain-containing protein: MKIFVLGVGATGSLLIQLLKRQGHRISCGDRDPERARRFLGETSAIPVQQVNARNIEGIVTAAQGTQLLINACPAVFNKIILRAAVRLRAHYLDMAAHLTENPFQAEQLRFATDFQNIRRTAAITAGIAPGLTNLLIAASADLLDSVETVQVRLYEATESDSPVSQWSAEVAFDEAVSRPRLYRQGHFTLGQRFGGREIFRFPAPIGPVGVVLAAQDEVVTVPQVIPLRSMDAKIGGSDIDQLRRWYRQGKLRKSRGLVPSQFPRTPTPGTVHQLLHRGILHNARFAAAVVVTGLKQGRPTLIRWDATMPSLHLLRRRKLLCSPIAWATAEMAALFVKHFPRTQSGVHPPEAFPAEIRRAILRDAKSRGIQLVKRITALPPTKR; the protein is encoded by the coding sequence ATGAAGATCTTCGTCCTGGGAGTGGGCGCAACCGGTTCACTGCTGATCCAACTGTTGAAACGGCAAGGCCATCGCATTTCGTGCGGGGATCGCGACCCTGAGCGGGCCCGCCGATTCTTAGGCGAAACCTCGGCGATTCCCGTGCAGCAGGTGAACGCCCGCAATATCGAGGGCATCGTCACCGCCGCACAGGGCACGCAGCTGCTGATCAACGCCTGTCCCGCAGTCTTCAATAAGATCATCCTGCGCGCCGCAGTCCGCCTGCGCGCCCACTACCTCGACATGGCGGCACATCTGACCGAGAATCCCTTTCAGGCGGAACAGCTCCGTTTCGCAACAGATTTCCAGAACATCCGGCGAACGGCGGCGATCACGGCAGGCATCGCGCCTGGTCTCACAAACCTCCTCATCGCCGCCAGCGCGGACCTGCTCGACAGCGTCGAGACGGTTCAGGTCCGGCTATATGAAGCGACGGAGAGCGACAGTCCCGTCTCACAATGGTCGGCTGAAGTCGCCTTCGATGAGGCGGTCTCGCGGCCACGCCTCTATCGCCAGGGCCACTTCACGCTGGGCCAGCGATTCGGCGGGCGGGAGATCTTTCGATTCCCGGCTCCGATCGGGCCAGTGGGAGTGGTGTTGGCGGCGCAGGATGAAGTGGTCACGGTGCCGCAGGTGATCCCCTTGCGGTCGATGGATGCCAAGATCGGCGGATCGGACATCGATCAACTGCGGCGCTGGTATCGGCAAGGGAAACTGCGAAAATCTCGCGGCCTGGTGCCGTCGCAGTTCCCCAGGACCCCGACGCCAGGCACGGTGCATCAATTACTCCATCGAGGCATTCTCCACAATGCGCGATTTGCCGCAGCCGTGGTCGTGACAGGCCTGAAACAGGGCCGTCCTACGCTCATCCGGTGGGACGCCACGATGCCGAGCCTCCACCTGCTCAGACGGCGCAAGCTCCTCTGCTCACCGATCGCCTGGGCGACGGCGGAGATGGCGGCGCTCTTTGTGAAACATTTCCCCCGCACGCAATCGGGCGTCCATCCGCCGGAAGCCTTCCCTGCTGAAATCAGACGGGCCATTCTTCGCGACGCCAAATCCCGCGGCATTCAACTCGTCAAACGAATCACAGCCCTTCCTCCCACGAAGCGATAG
- a CDS encoding VF530 family protein, giving the protein MTQPPPTSHPRDPLHGITLETIIKELVARHGWEEMGKRVPIRCFLHDPSVKSSLTFLRKTPWARERVEGWYIAYKDL; this is encoded by the coding sequence ATGACACAACCACCGCCCACCTCTCATCCCCGCGATCCCCTGCATGGGATCACGCTGGAGACCATCATCAAGGAATTGGTCGCCCGGCATGGGTGGGAAGAGATGGGGAAACGGGTCCCGATCCGCTGTTTCCTTCACGACCCCAGCGTGAAATCCAGCCTCACCTTTCTCCGCAAAACCCCCTGGGCGCGCGAACGGGTCGAAGGCTGGTACATCGCCTATAAAGATCTGTGA
- a CDS encoding YaeQ family protein has translation MASNATIFKAALQISDMDRQYYQDHTLTLARHPSETDERMMMRLLAFVLHAHEALAFGRGLSTEDEPDLWQKDLTGSIDLWIEVGQREEKSLRQACGKAKQVYLYTYGGRGADQWWEKNQANLARLHNLTVINLPLDGSRALAQLAQSSMQLECTVQEGQVWMADGTNTVHLELTVLKSASAQFGH, from the coding sequence ATGGCCTCGAACGCGACCATTTTCAAAGCAGCCCTGCAAATTTCCGACATGGACCGCCAGTACTATCAGGACCATACGCTGACCCTGGCGCGCCATCCATCCGAAACCGATGAACGGATGATGATGCGATTGCTGGCCTTTGTGCTCCATGCGCACGAGGCCTTGGCCTTTGGCCGCGGGCTCAGCACGGAGGACGAGCCGGACCTCTGGCAAAAGGATTTGACCGGCTCCATCGATCTCTGGATCGAAGTGGGCCAGCGTGAGGAAAAAAGCCTGCGTCAGGCCTGCGGCAAAGCGAAACAGGTCTATCTCTATACCTATGGAGGCCGCGGCGCCGACCAATGGTGGGAGAAGAACCAGGCCAACCTGGCCCGTCTGCATAATCTGACGGTGATCAATCTGCCGCTGGATGGAAGCCGTGCCTTGGCCCAGCTGGCACAATCCAGCATGCAGCTGGAATGCACCGTTCAAGAAGGACAGGTCTGGATGGCGGATGGCACGAACACCGTGCACCTGGAACTGACGGTCCTGAAAAGCGCCTCAGCCCAATTCGGGCATTGA
- a CDS encoding translation initiation factor — MKEKKRIPTSGEPIVWTSPFAPLKQAVQLEPTQRPEASNSDEAAPAPKKSRGRVDIIRQTAHRGGKTVTVVTGFLGISLAEKERLAKEMQQACGAGGTVKEGRIEIQGDQRDTVSRILTKSGFRPVFAGG, encoded by the coding sequence ATGAAAGAGAAAAAACGCATTCCCACAAGTGGCGAACCGATCGTCTGGACCAGCCCATTCGCACCGCTGAAGCAAGCCGTGCAACTTGAACCGACCCAGCGGCCCGAGGCAAGCAACAGTGACGAAGCAGCCCCTGCGCCAAAAAAATCCCGTGGCCGAGTGGATATCATCCGTCAGACCGCCCACCGAGGCGGCAAGACCGTCACTGTCGTCACGGGCTTTCTCGGCATCAGTCTCGCGGAAAAAGAACGGCTGGCGAAGGAGATGCAGCAGGCCTGCGGCGCCGGGGGTACTGTGAAGGAAGGCCGGATCGAGATTCAAGGGGACCAGCGAGACACCGTCTCTCGCATTCTGACCAAGTCCGGCTTTCGTCCTGTGTTCGCGGGAGGATAA
- a CDS encoding tetratricopeptide repeat protein, whose amino-acid sequence MLIPWIARVLLIACLGWLALPFELVAYPATLTTAIDEKERRLFEVQRDIAVLKEATRLRLEAQEARLQKDLQHLQSRIEEQDAQFAAQLAAQLEAQKESLQKDLHELQSRIEQQDGQLADIHAETGRLQMFLVIFASFLTLLVAATGVATWYSAGTRARDTVQAWIAQHESERNDGGREALSEIRADVVSVSHALLVAARGMAAWYSAGTKVQEAAQEAAEARMARQESESNAAAREAASQAAADAAKASQTIQAGLDEIAAKAEQVALQLQKKLTETTPVAPTPEQVEVLDAQERHLKQKPENDYTFSDWESRAYAAYSAKQFDLASNYFFQASKVAATPEQEARAQVARGVMLAEMNRSEEAIGAYEYVVTNFGEATEPILREQVVKAWLNKGVALGRLTRNAEALAAYEQVIMHFGEATEPVLREQVAKAWLNKGATLGRLTRSEEAIAAYEQVAIRFGEATEPVLREQVAKALFNKGVALGRLTRSAEALAAYEQVVIRFGEATEPVLREQVVKALLNKGVALGRLTRSVEAIAAYEEVISRFGEAAEPVLREGVAKALVNKGVTLGRLARYEEAIAAYDQVVARFGMAPELSLREGVAKVLVNKGVALDRLGRSEEATAVYEDVVARFGEATEPSLREQVTRTFNSMGLHLLRQAKLSWDDREARTQLLATARVNFDRVLEREAQNASTLGNLGYLLFLSGQPDQAMESLQYALTLGGEELYRDMVKDAETDTVPEDAEFRVLLDRIWLED is encoded by the coding sequence ATGTTGATACCGTGGATTGCCAGAGTCTTATTGATCGCCTGCCTCGGCTGGCTTGCGCTGCCGTTTGAATTGGTCGCGTACCCGGCAACCTTGACGACGGCGATCGATGAAAAAGAAAGACGGCTGTTCGAGGTCCAGCGGGATATCGCCGTGCTCAAGGAAGCCACCAGATTGCGGCTTGAGGCGCAAGAGGCGCGCCTGCAAAAAGATCTGCAGCATCTGCAATCGCGAATCGAGGAGCAGGATGCGCAGTTTGCCGCGCAGCTGGCGGCGCAACTTGAGGCGCAAAAAGAAAGTCTGCAAAAAGATCTGCACGAGCTCCAGTCGAGGATTGAACAGCAAGATGGTCAGCTGGCCGATATCCATGCCGAAACGGGTCGCTTGCAAATGTTTCTCGTCATCTTCGCATCGTTCCTCACTCTGCTGGTGGCGGCCACGGGAGTGGCGACCTGGTATAGCGCGGGGACGAGGGCGCGAGACACGGTGCAGGCTTGGATCGCGCAGCATGAGTCCGAGCGGAACGATGGCGGCAGAGAAGCTCTGAGCGAGATCCGGGCCGATGTCGTGAGCGTCAGCCATGCATTGTTGGTTGCGGCGAGAGGCATGGCTGCCTGGTACAGCGCCGGGACGAAGGTGCAGGAGGCCGCGCAGGAAGCTGCGGAGGCGCGGATGGCGCGGCAGGAATCCGAGTCGAATGCCGCGGCACGCGAGGCGGCCAGTCAAGCGGCGGCCGATGCCGCGAAGGCCAGTCAAACGATCCAAGCGGGCCTGGATGAGATTGCGGCCAAGGCGGAGCAGGTTGCGCTGCAACTTCAGAAGAAATTGACCGAGACGACTCCCGTGGCGCCGACCCCCGAGCAGGTTGAAGTCCTCGATGCGCAAGAACGGCATCTCAAACAAAAACCCGAAAACGACTATACGTTTAGCGACTGGGAGTCCCGCGCCTACGCGGCCTACAGCGCGAAGCAATTCGATTTAGCGTCGAATTACTTCTTCCAAGCATCGAAAGTCGCCGCCACACCGGAGCAGGAGGCGCGCGCGCAGGTTGCGCGGGGTGTGATGCTGGCCGAGATGAATCGTAGCGAGGAGGCGATCGGGGCCTACGAATATGTCGTGACCAATTTTGGCGAGGCGACGGAACCGATTCTGCGTGAGCAGGTGGTGAAGGCCTGGCTCAATAAGGGCGTGGCCCTGGGCCGGCTGACCAGGAACGCGGAGGCCTTGGCCGCCTATGAGCAAGTGATCATGCATTTTGGCGAGGCCACCGAGCCGGTGTTGCGCGAACAGGTGGCTAAAGCCTGGCTCAATAAGGGCGCGACTCTGGGCCGGCTCACCAGGAGCGAAGAGGCCATTGCCGCTTATGAGCAAGTCGCAATTCGTTTCGGCGAAGCCACGGAGCCGGTGTTGCGCGAGCAGGTGGCGAAAGCGCTGTTCAATAAGGGCGTGGCCCTGGGCCGACTGACCAGGAGCGCGGAAGCCTTGGCCGCCTATGAGCAAGTCGTGATCCGTTTTGGCGAGGCGACGGAGCCGGTGTTGCGCGAGCAGGTGGTGAAAGCGCTGCTCAACAAGGGGGTGGCTCTGGGTCGGCTCACGCGGAGCGTGGAGGCGATTGCCGCGTATGAAGAAGTCATCTCCCGTTTTGGCGAAGCGGCGGAGCCGGTGCTGCGCGAAGGGGTGGCGAAAGCGCTGGTGAATAAAGGCGTCACTCTGGGCCGGCTCGCGCGGTACGAGGAAGCCATTGCCGCCTATGATCAAGTCGTGGCTCGTTTTGGCATGGCGCCGGAACTGTCCCTGCGCGAAGGGGTGGCGAAAGTGCTGGTGAATAAAGGCGTCGCGTTGGACCGGCTGGGCCGGAGCGAGGAAGCGACGGCCGTGTATGAAGACGTCGTGGCTCGTTTCGGTGAGGCGACGGAGCCATCCTTACGTGAACAGGTGACGAGGACGTTCAATAGCATGGGCCTTCACCTCTTGCGCCAGGCCAAACTTTCTTGGGACGACCGCGAGGCGCGAACGCAACTGCTGGCAACTGCGCGGGTGAATTTCGACCGCGTGCTCGAGCGGGAAGCGCAGAATGCCTCGACGCTCGGCAATTTGGGCTATCTGTTGTTCTTGAGCGGGCAACCGGACCAGGCGATGGAGTCGCTGCAATACGCGTTGACGTTGGGCGGCGAAGAACTCTATCGGGACATGGTGAAGGACGCTGAGACAGACACGGTGCCTGAAGATGCTGAGTTCAGGGTATTGCTGGATAGAATTTGGCTGGAAGATTAG
- a CDS encoding type II toxin-antitoxin system Phd/YefM family antitoxin, with the protein MGNPEGKKERDGFADAINRAAFGKERVLLRRRGRAVAAVVPIEDLRFLEDLEDRIDLVDAKAALAQANKKGAQSLDTILKELGL; encoded by the coding sequence GTGGGGAATCCAGAGGGCAAAAAGGAGCGAGACGGGTTCGCCGATGCGATCAATCGCGCGGCATTCGGCAAAGAACGTGTGCTCTTGCGCCGGCGCGGCCGGGCCGTGGCGGCGGTCGTGCCCATTGAGGATCTGCGGTTCCTGGAAGATCTGGAAGATCGCATCGATCTCGTCGATGCCAAAGCCGCCTTGGCCCAGGCCAACAAAAAAGGCGCGCAGTCGCTCGATACCATTCTCAAAGAACTAGGACTCTGA
- a CDS encoding type II toxin-antitoxin system RelE/ParE family toxin: protein MLSTILLAPPAEQQLRALDKPLRKALAKWLQTIKHQPRSPDAKKLEGLDHLYRVREGDYRILYAIRDQDLLVLAIKQSARADVPRA, encoded by the coding sequence ATGCTCTCCACAATTTTGCTGGCCCCTCCTGCCGAACAACAACTCAGAGCCCTCGACAAACCACTCCGGAAGGCCCTCGCCAAATGGCTCCAGACGATCAAGCATCAGCCTCGCTCCCCTGACGCAAAAAAACTTGAAGGCCTGGACCATCTCTATCGGGTGCGCGAAGGCGATTATCGCATTCTCTATGCGATTCGCGACCAGGACCTCCTCGTCCTGGCCATCAAACAGAGCGCGCGCGCAGACGTCCCGCGCGCCTGA